Proteins found in one Cytophagia bacterium CHB2 genomic segment:
- a CDS encoding DUF937 domain-containing protein — protein MANFIEELVGSLGPQVTKQLSSQLGIDNQTASQILPQVAPLILGGLKRQMQERGGAPRVDHILNKYGSADVLSDIAGLFGMQAKNQNADPRLGGLLGDSGVQAAGQLSQRFGLNMETAMKIIPMLAPIILGALSQKRDTAGLGSTGIASLLDQDGDGDILDDVAGFFTRAAGGGGAQGGSSPLGGLGDLLGAVLGGGKR, from the coding sequence CAGCTTTCCTCACAACTCGGGATTGATAACCAAACCGCGAGTCAGATATTGCCGCAAGTCGCGCCATTGATTCTAGGCGGTTTGAAGCGGCAGATGCAAGAGCGCGGCGGCGCGCCTCGCGTCGATCATATTCTCAACAAATACGGCAGTGCGGATGTGCTCAGCGACATTGCCGGGCTTTTTGGCATGCAGGCAAAAAATCAAAATGCCGACCCTCGCCTTGGCGGTTTGCTCGGCGATTCTGGCGTGCAAGCGGCCGGCCAGTTGTCCCAGCGCTTTGGCTTGAATATGGAAACCGCCATGAAAATCATTCCCATGTTGGCGCCGATTATTTTGGGCGCATTGTCGCAAAAACGTGACACCGCAGGCCTGGGCTCGACGGGCATTGCTTCGCTGCTCGATCAAGACGGCGATGGCGATATTCTAGACGATGTAGCAGGTTTCTTTACGCGCGCTGCAGGCGGTGGAGGAGCACAAGGCGGCTCATCACCTTTGGGCGGGCTGGGTGATTTGCTTGGCGCGGTGTTGGGCGGCGGCAAACGCTAG